One Halictus rubicundus isolate RS-2024b chromosome 10, iyHalRubi1_principal, whole genome shotgun sequence genomic window carries:
- the Taf1b gene encoding TATA box-binding protein-associated factor RNA polymerase I subunit B, with product MQQCKLCGSADFYKEAGYFFCQTCQTQNEDIREEVLELRIDNSTRLRKTRIRQLRSQGSGEELGWTSWELYNFILIGLTNELIELGAPADLKLTVLQLWATYLGKLEVAFISTKRKCVPKLAKRYNKRDAEIIYGKIQLQKRKRKRRKTGSSTNTSMVSGNQSEGSSMRELSKNKRLLINAEYDRFLQSQASSEGDGLSTFTQSAYSVQSSSVKSSDNEGRVQFSSHAKEETRKIKKLSKNVPRNKRVSYKAKHISTQYKIGPHVITPMRLWAIIYLALRIHNQPIQLGDMLRYGREGHLSYYKLDHLLPPEVSLSKSEINFLTQNVEITHRGMRRLTAGIAKFLHVWDVTCPDLLPLVHRYCQEMGLPKGIQLYTERLIALTAPRMTFTIEKSYIPNYEGRAMAFIIVVLKTLFALDDVTEYQISRISEKINSMAIPRGLLNEKLFSFREWQGYIEGRKTILTHSHFPTKIKYCPNTHGIDDLYIKFLEFITSKADKKESEIKNSKHCLSEELVHAMTRYICNLSSNDGPPKAIDIFPPSLTPLRSYLQYLLDNPLYDIPAVLTTDFFRTKVGHMTKPESLVQLTMQCGIKLDIIDSRLHFIDKIVPPFEQPRMPSVEEMKELVDVEDDTKNEHVERNENVNDYVYRKVPCKVVVDVPKELYYNSITSSVENCNVKSEDFTFTETLPDGRLAIPDDNGDEEKDEDADLLHSINKKDIKLESKFLGRHNLSLTIAEKEAIEKPQLSSRMRFKKDKLQFMRNPKGQFVKGPATIVKLEKRREDSFSELKNFSFSSFDQISITDENLFLSNDIDINNIDIDNIDIDNDFLKLNDPINLSEIPLFRDNSFVSTPKTESKLNVNDTNSRHQFFRPFKDYWMYHCIFSRVKPKNFAVFEKSLPRSFRWLLNECSLAVEMSVEDLYEEVCLIESYLTHISKSSPNEDSCSDVDSASKNQLNLILKKW from the exons ATGCAACAGTGCAAGCTTTGTGGTAGTGCAGATTTTTATAAGGAAGCAGGATATTTTTTCTGCCAAACCTGTCAAACACAAAACGAG GATATCAGGGAGGAGGTTCTCGAATTACGAATAGACAATTCAACTAGATTACGAAAAACAAGGATCAGACAGCTAAGATCTCAGGGCTCAg GTGAGGAGCTTGGATGGACCTCATGGGAGttgtacaatttcattttaattggACTAACAAACGAACTTATAGAACTTGGGGCTCCGGCAGATCTGAAACTAACAGTATTACAATTATGGGCAACATATTTAGGAAAGTTAGAAGTTGCATTCATTTCAACAAAGAGGAAATGTGTGCCGAAATTGGCTAAAAGATACAACAAAAGGGATGCAGAAATTATTTATGGTAAAATACAGTTACAAAAAAGGAAGAGAAAACGTAGAAAGACTGGCAGCAGTACAAATACTTCTATGGTATCTGGTAATCAAAGCGAGGGAAGTTCTATGCGAGAACttagtaaaaataaa AGACTCTTAATAAATGCAGAGTATGATAGGTTTCTTCAATCTCAAGCTAGTTCCGAAGGTGATGGCCTTAGTACGTTCACTCAGAGTGCATACAGCGTTCAATCCAGTTCAGTAAAGTCTTCAGACAATGAGGGAAG AGTGCAATTCAGTTCCCATGCTAAAGAGGAAACAAGGAAAATTAAGAAGCTGTCCAAAAATGTACCCAGGAATAAAAGAGTTAGTTATAAGGCAAAACACATAAGTACTCAGTACAAAATAGGACCCCATGTAATCACACCTATGAGACTATGGGCGATCATATATCTAGCTCTTAGGATACATAATCAACCCATTCAATTAGGAGATATGCTCAG ATATGGTAGGGAGGGGCATTTATCTTATTATAAACTGGACCATTTACTGCCACCAGAAGTGTCTTTATCGAAGAGCGAGATAAATTTTTTGACGCAAAATGTGGAAATTACTCATAGAGGAATGAGACGTCTTACCGCGGGTATAGCAAAGTTTCTTCATGTTTGGGATGTAACATGTCCAGATCTTTTGCCACTGGTTCATAGATACTGTCAAGAGATGGGATTACCAA aagGTATACAGTTGTACACTGAAAGACTGATAGCTCTCACTGCTCCAAGGATGACATTCACCATAGAGAAATCATACATTCCAAACTACGAGGGACGTGCAATGGCATTCATCATCGTTGTATTGAAAACGTTGTTTGCACTGGACGACGTAACTGAGTATCAGATTAGCAGGATATCAGAAAAAATCAATAG CATGGCTATTCCACGGGGCCTGCTGAACGAAAAGTTATTTAGTTTTCGAGAATGGCAGGGGTATATCGAGGGCAGGAAAACGATTCTAACGCACTCGCATTTTCCGACGAAAATTAAGTATTGTCCAAACACTCACGGCATAGATGATTTGTACATAAAATTTCTGGAATTTATCACTTCCAAAGCGGACAAGAAGGAATCAGAGATTAAGAATTCGAAACACTGTTTGTCGGAGGAGCTCGTGCACGCCATGACCAGATATATTTGTAATTTAAGTTCCAACGACGGCCCACCGAAAGCGATAGACATTTTCCCACCTTCTTTAACTCCGCTTCGTTCGTATTTGCAATATTTGTTGGATAATCCTCTGTACGACATACCCGCTGTCTTGACAACTGATTTCTTCCGTACGAAAGTAGGCCACATGACAAAACCTGAATC TCTTGTACAATTAACGATGCAGTGCGGCATTAAATTAGATATTATAGACTCGCGTTTGCACTTTATCGATAAGATCGTGCCTCCTTTTGAGCAACCAAGAATGCCGAGTGTAGAAGAAATGAAAGAGCTCGTCGACGTAGAAGACGATACGAAGAACGAGCACGTGGAGAGAAATGAAAACGTGAACGATTACGTGTACAGGAAGGTACCGTGTAAAGTGGTGGTTGACGTTCCCAAGGAATTGTATTACAACAGTATTACATCCTCCGTAGAAAATTGTAATGTTAAATCAGAGGATTTTACATTCACGGAAACGCTACCGGATGGTAGACTAGCAATTCCTGACGACAACggcgacgaagagaaggatgaaGACGCGGATCTACTCCACAGTATTAACAAAAAAGATATAAAATTAGAAAGCAAGTTTCTTGGTCGACACAACTTGAGCTTAACTATAGCGGAAAAGGAAGCCATAGAGAAGCCACAGCTTAGTTCGAGGATGCGCTTCAAGAAAGACAAATTGCAGTTTATGCGAAACCCTAAGGGTCAATTCGTTAAAGGACCTGCCACAATTGTGAAACTTGAAAAACGAAGGGAAGATTCTTTCtccgaattaaaaaattttagttttAGTAGCTTTGATCAAATAAGTATCACAGATGAGAATTTATTTCTGTCGAACGATATAGATATCAACAACATAGACATAGATAACATAGACATAGACAACGATTTTCTAAAATTGAACGATCCCATAAATCTAAGCGAAATTCCCTTGTTCCGAGACAACAGTTTCGTCTCAACGCCAAAAACCGAGAGTAAGCTGAACGTGAACGACACCAATAGCAGACACCAATTTTTTCGACCCTTCAAGGACTATTGGATGTACCATTGCATCTTCAGCCGCGTGAAACCAAAGAATTTCGCAGTATTCGAAAAATCTTTACCACGAAGCTTTCGTTGGCTGTTGAACGAGTGCTCACTTGCCGTGGAAATGTCTGTGGAAGATCTTTACGAAGAAGTATGTTTAATAGAATCGTATCTCACTCATATTTCAAAGAGTTCGCCCAACGAAGACAGTTGCAGCGACGTGGATTCGGCAtcgaaaaatcaattaaatCTCATTTTGAAGAAGTGGTGA